One window of the Pseudomonas sp. S04 genome contains the following:
- the plsX gene encoding phosphate acyltransferase PlsX — MSAQVIAIDAMGGDFGPRSIVQASLACLSATPSLHLTLVGQPSLLEELIAGQSAVDRARLSIAPASEVITMDEKPAQALRGKPDSSMRVALELLREGKAQACVSAGNTGALMALSRFVLKTLPGIDRPAMVAAIPTQKGYCQLLDLGANVDCSAEHLFQFAVMGSVAAETLGIARPRVALLNIGTEDIKGNQQVKLAATLLQGARGLNYIGFVEGDGLYRGEADVVVCDGFVGNILLKSSEGLATMIAGRIEALFKQNLASRMVGALALPLMKRLQADLAPARHNGASFLGLQGIVVKSHGSAGVQGFQSAIQRALIEIQENLPQRLHGRLEDLLL; from the coding sequence GCTACACCTGACCCTCGTCGGTCAACCCTCCCTTCTTGAAGAACTGATCGCTGGCCAATCGGCTGTGGATCGCGCGCGCCTGTCGATTGCTCCGGCGTCTGAAGTCATCACCATGGACGAAAAGCCTGCCCAGGCCCTGCGTGGCAAGCCCGATTCGTCGATGCGCGTGGCGTTGGAGTTGCTGCGTGAAGGCAAGGCCCAGGCCTGTGTCAGTGCCGGCAACACCGGCGCGCTGATGGCGTTGTCGCGGTTCGTGCTCAAGACGTTGCCGGGTATCGATCGGCCAGCGATGGTCGCGGCGATCCCGACACAAAAGGGTTACTGTCAGTTACTGGACCTGGGGGCTAACGTCGATTGCAGTGCCGAGCACCTGTTCCAGTTCGCGGTGATGGGTTCGGTGGCGGCCGAGACGCTGGGGATCGCCCGGCCCCGGGTGGCGTTGTTGAATATCGGCACCGAGGACATCAAGGGCAATCAGCAGGTCAAGCTTGCGGCGACCCTGTTGCAAGGTGCCCGGGGCCTGAACTACATCGGTTTTGTCGAGGGTGACGGCCTGTATCGGGGTGAGGCGGATGTGGTGGTCTGTGATGGTTTTGTCGGCAACATCCTGCTCAAGTCCAGCGAAGGCCTGGCGACCATGATTGCCGGGCGTATCGAGGCCTTGTTCAAGCAGAATCTTGCATCAAGGATGGTCGGGGCCCTGGCCTTGCCCTTGATGAAGCGTTTGCAGGCTGACCTGGCGCCCGCCCGGCACAACGGCGCGAGCTTCCTCGGGTTGCAGGGGATCGTGGTCAAGAGCCACGGTTCAGCTGGCGTGCAGGGCTTTCAGAGTGCGATCCAGCGAGCCTTGATCGAGATCCAGGAGAATCTGCCGCAGCGACTCCATGGGCGTCTCGAGGATTTGCTGCTTTAG
- the fabD gene encoding ACP S-malonyltransferase, producing the protein MSASLAFVFPGQGSQSLGMLAELGAQYPLILETFKEASDALGYDLWALTQQGPEEQLNQTDKTQPAILTASIALWRLWLAEGGARPAYVAGHSLGEYSALVAAGSLSLGDAVKLVERRGQLMQQAVPAGQGAMAAILGLDDADVLAACAEAAQGEVVSAVNFNSPGQVVIAGAKAAVERAIEGCKARGAKRAMPLPVSVPSHCELMRPAAEQFAESVAAIDWQAPQIPVVQNVSAQVPADLQTLKRDLLEQLFKPVRWVESVQALAAKGATNLVECGPGKVLAGLNKRCAEGVSTSNLNTPDAFAATRAALA; encoded by the coding sequence ATGTCTGCTTCCCTCGCATTCGTCTTTCCAGGACAGGGTTCGCAGTCCCTCGGCATGCTGGCCGAGTTGGGCGCGCAATATCCGCTGATCCTCGAAACATTCAAAGAAGCTTCCGATGCTCTGGGTTACGACCTGTGGGCACTGACCCAGCAAGGGCCGGAAGAGCAGCTCAATCAAACCGACAAGACCCAGCCGGCCATCCTCACTGCCTCGATCGCCCTGTGGCGCCTGTGGCTGGCTGAAGGCGGTGCGCGTCCGGCTTATGTGGCCGGTCACAGCCTGGGCGAATACAGTGCCCTGGTCGCGGCAGGCAGCCTGAGTCTGGGCGACGCCGTGAAGCTGGTCGAACGTCGTGGTCAACTGATGCAGCAAGCCGTTCCGGCCGGGCAGGGTGCCATGGCGGCGATTCTCGGCCTGGACGACGCTGACGTGCTGGCGGCCTGTGCCGAAGCGGCGCAAGGCGAGGTGGTCAGCGCGGTCAACTTCAACTCCCCGGGCCAGGTGGTGATCGCCGGTGCCAAGGCGGCCGTCGAGCGTGCCATCGAAGGCTGCAAGGCGCGGGGTGCCAAGCGCGCCATGCCGTTGCCGGTCAGCGTGCCGTCGCACTGTGAGCTGATGCGTCCTGCGGCCGAGCAGTTTGCCGAGTCCGTCGCTGCGATTGACTGGCAGGCCCCGCAGATTCCAGTGGTGCAGAACGTCAGCGCACAAGTGCCGGCCGATCTGCAAACCCTCAAGCGTGATCTGCTCGAGCAATTGTTCAAGCCAGTACGCTGGGTCGAGTCCGTACAGGCGCTGGCGGCCAAGGGCGCGACCAATCTGGTCGAGTGCGGCCCGGGCAAAGTCCTGGCCGGCCTGAACAAGCGTTGCGCCGAAGGCGTGTCGACATCCAACCTCAATACCCCAGACGCCTTCGCTGCCACCCGTGCAGCGTTGGCCTGA